The Streptomyces sp. JB150 genomic interval CCTCGCCCGCCGCGACGAACACGACCACGGGCTCGGGGACCTGCCGTACCCGCCCGAGTATCCGAAGATGCCGGGGGAGCCCAAGCGGGTACAGCCGAGCCGGGCGAAGAAGGCCTGAGCCGTCAGGCCTTCTGCCGGTCCGGCCTCCCTCCTCCTAGAGTTCCCTGATCCTGATGTCGCGGTACGAGATCACGTCCGTCGTGCCGTGCACCTGGAGCCCGATGTAGCCGGAGGCGAACCGCCGCCCGTCGGTGCCCGGGTCGTCGGCGCGCGGCGGGCTGAACTCCTGGCCGCCGGTGTTGTCGAACTCGTTGATCAGCACGCCGTTGCGGTAGACCGAGTAGTGCTGGTCCACCACCCGGATCTCGTAGTCGTTCCAGGTGCCCTTCTGGGTGACGCCGGCCCCGGCCAGCCCGACCCGGTCGAAGCCGTAGACCGACCCGGTCTTGTACGTGTCGCCGTCGGGCCGGTCGAGCACCTGCACCTCGTGCCCGTACTTGATGGCGACCCACTCCGGCCGAGGCTCCTCGGGATGGTCGTGGACCCACGGGAACCGCACGAAGACACCGGAGTTGGCGTTGCCGGTGCCCGGCGCGTCGTCCCGCCACTGCAGGCGCAGTGAGAAGTCGCCGTACTTGCGCTGCGGGAACCACAGCATGCCGAGGCCCGCCTTGGTGGTGCCGCTGGTCATCGACCCGTCGGCGTTGAGGGCGAAGGAGCCGCCGCCGACGTGCTGCCAGGCGGCGAACGACTGCGCGCTGCCGTCGAAGATCTTGCGGTACCCGTCGGTCTGGCCCGGCCTGCCGATGCCGGACTGGCGGGCGGCCCGCTGGATCGCGTTGTACTCGCGCTGGTCGACGACCCCTTCGCGCAGCAGCCGGTCGAGGACGGTCTTCACGTGCTTGAGGAACAGCGCGTGCGAGGACCACTCCTTCTCGTCCTCGATCAGCTCGTTGATCCGGCACCGGTTGTTCGTGATCCGGTTCGGCACGCCCGAGTCGACGGTGCCGACGATGACCGTGAGGCGTTCGTCGTACTCGGGGCAGGGCGGGGCCGGCACCTGGCCCGGGACCACGGTGAAGGTCACGGTGCGGGCCGGGGAGGTGTTGCCGGCCTTGTCGGTGGCACGGTAGGCGACGGTGTGCGCCCCGGCCCGGTCGACGATCAGCGGGGCCGTGTAGGCGAGATACGGTCCGCCGTCGAGGGAGTACTCGATCCGGTCGACGCCCGACCCGCCGGCGTCGGTCGCGGTCACCGTGACCGTGGCACGGGTGACGTACGCCCCGTCGGAGTTCAGCGTCCCCTCCACGGTCGCTCCGGTGACCGGCGGCGTGGTGTCCTGCGGCGGCGCGGTGACCACCGTGAACTCGACGCTCTTCTCCGCCGCCACGTTGCCCGCCTTGTCGGTGGCGCGGTAGCGCACGGTGTACGCCCCCGCCTGGTGCACCATCACGGGCGTCGTGTACGGCTGCCACGCGCCGGACGCGCCGAGCGCGTACTCGATGGTGTTCACCCCGGACCCGGTGTCCGAGGCGGTGACGGTGACCGTCGCCATGTCGACATACGCACCGCCGGCATCGCGCTCACCGCTGACCGTCGCCGAGGTCTCCGGCGGCGTGGTGTCGTCCGACGGCGGGGCGACGACGGTGAACTCGGCGCTCTGCTCGGCGGAGACGTTGCCGGCCTTGTCCCAGGCGCGGTAGCGGACGGTGTGGGTGCCGACCTGGTCGACGACGACCGGGGCCGTGTACGGCAGCCAGTCGCCCGACGTGCCGAGCGCGTACTGGACGCGGTCCACGCCCGACCCGCCGGCCTCGTCCGTGGCCCGGACCGTGACGGTCGCCGACCCGACGTACTGCCCCTGCCCGTTGCGCGTCCCGGTCACCTCGGCGGTGGCCTGCGGCGGCGTGGTGTCCGCGCCGCCGCCCTCGGTCACCACGAGGATGCCCTGCATGGAGCCGTGGCCGGGGATCGTGCAGTGGTAGAAGTAGCGGCCCGGGGTCAGGGTGACCTCCGCGGTGTGCCGGCCGCCCATGTCGTCGCCGGGGGTGGCGAGGATGTTCAGCGGCACGTCGCCGTTGAACTCCGGGTCGTTCGTCGCGAACGTCAGGGTGTGCGGCATGCCGGTGGTGTTGCCGGTGGCCGCGCTGTTCTCGAAGACGATCGTCGCCGGGCCCGCCACCGCGGTCGCCGGCGCCGAGGTGTACCGGGTGATGTCGTCACCGGCCGTCCAGGTCAGCACCTGCGCGGCGGCGGGCGCGGCGGACGGTTCGGTCTGGCCGAGCGCCGCCGGGGCCCCCTGCACCCCGAGCATCAGGAGCAGCCCCGCCAGCAGGGCGGCCACCGCTCTTCGTTGACGTCGTACGGTTCTCACGACTGCGACCCCCTCGCGAGCAGGTCGGCGGACGGAGTCGGACCGCCGCCGGTGTACGTCACGCGCCACAGCGCCGACTTGGCGTCCGAGGTGAAGAAGCCGCGGCCGTAGTCGAGCACGTACAGCGCGCCGTCCGGGCCGAACTTCCAGTCCATCAGGTTCCTGATGCCGTCGTTGCCCACGGGGACGATCCTCTTCAGCGACTCGGAGTGCACCGGCAGTCCGCCGTCGCCCTGCGTCCTCGGGTCCATCAGGACGGCGTTGCGGGGCTGGTCGGCGTCGTAGAAGTCGCCGACGAACCACTTGCCGTCCCAGTACGCGGGCCAGGCGACCTCGCTGCCGGGCGTGACGGCGGCGTGCCGGTAGACCGGCCCGTTCATCGCGGCCTGCCCGCCGCCCTTCAGCCACGGCAGCCGGTAGGCGGCCTCCTCCGGCTTGTACGACGGGACTCCGGCGGCGTCGCGCGGGAAGTCGGGGCCGCCGCCCTGCGGGGAGTACCAGATGTTGTTGCCGGTGACGGGCGGCAGGTTGACCAGGCCGTCGTTGTTGGGCGACTCGTTCTTCGGGCGGTCGCAGTCGTACCAGCCGAGCGGCTTGGACGGGTCCGGCAGGTTGCGGTCCCGGTAGGGCTGCTTGTTGCCCATGCAGTACGGCCAGCCGCGGTTGCTCGCCTTGGTGATGACCGCGAACGTGTCGTACTTCGCGGGGCCCCACACCGGGGACGGCGCGGAGGCGTCGGGGCCGACCCAGCCCGCGTAGAGGATGTCGGTGGTCTTGTCGACGAAGATGCGCGCCGGGTTCCTGACGCCCATGACGTAGATCTCACCGCGGGTCTTGCCGCCGCCCTCGTCGGTCTCCCTGCCGGTGAAGAGGTTCCCCTCGGGGATCGTGTACGTCCCGTCGGGCTCGGGGTGGATGCGCAGGATCTTGCCGTTGAGGTTGTTGGTGTTGCCGGCGGTGCGGCGCGCGTCGGCGAAGGACACGCCCTTGTAGTTCGGCTCCGGGTTGTTGCCGGAGTAACCGTCGCTGAAGCGGCTGGAGTTGTTGTCGCCGGTCGCGATGTACAGGTTGCCCTTGGAGTCCCAGGCCATCCCGCCGCCCGCGTGGCAGCAACTGTGGATCTGCACCGGCCACTTGAGCAGCACCTTCTCGCTGCCCAGGTCGAGCTTGTCCGTGTTCCGGTCGAGGGTGAAGCGGGAGACGCGCCGCTCGGCCATCCGGGTCTCGCGGTCGATCCCGGAGTGCGGGGTGTAGTGCAGATACACCCAGCCGTTCTCCTCGAACCGCGGGTCCAGTTCGATGCCGAGCAGGCCCTCCTCGACCTTGACCAGCTCGTCCCCACCGCCCTTGTTGCCGAACACGGTCAGCGCGCCGGCGAGCGTCACCTGCCGGGTCTTCGGGTCGTAGATGTGGATCTCGCCCTTGCCCTTGCCGATGTCGGGGTTGTTCCAGTCGGTGATCACCGGCTGGGAGGAGTCGGCACCGCCGCGCCCGATGTAGAACACCCGTCCGTCGGGGGCGGTGACCAGGCCGTGCGGTTCGCCGATCTGGTCGTTCCGTCCCGGCTGGTTGGGCTTGGTGAGCCGCTCGGCCTTGTAGTTGCCGCTGATCGTCGCCTTGCAGTCGGCCCGCACGAGGCGGGTGGTCCACAGCAGGGCGCCGCGCAGATGCGCGCGGAAGTCGCTCTCGTCGTACGACGACACCGTGCCGCCCATGCCGGTGTAGAAGGAGCGGCCGCCGTCGTAGTCACGGCACCAGCTGACCGGATGGTCCCAGCCGTTGGCGCTCGCTCCGGGCTGGTAGGTGGACTCCCGCACGCGGGCGACCGTGTGCACGTCACCGGAGGGGTTCCTCACCCAGTTGAACCACCGGTCCGGGCGCTTCCACTGCACGGGCAGGTCCTTGGTGGCCGGGTGCCGGCGGTCGCCGACCTCGACCGTCGCGCGCTGGACCGCGGCCGGGCTGGAGGCGGCCGGGCGGGCGCCGATCAGCCCGGTGAACCAGTCCGAGTACGGCTCCGCGCGGGCCGCGTCGTGCAGGCCGACGAAACCGCCGCCCGCCTCCATGTACGCCTCCAGGCCCGCCTCCTGCTCCGGGTCGAGGACGTCGCCGCCCCCGGTGAGGAACACGACGGCGTTGAACCGGCCCAGCCTCGCCTCGTCGGCGAAGACCGCGGCGTCGTCCGTGGCCTCGACCTTGAAGCGCTGGTCCGCGGGACCCGACAGCCCGATCCGCTCGATGGCCTCGATCCCGGCGTTGACGAGGGGCGATTCGCCCCCGGCCGCCGCCGAGCCGTAGAAGATCAGCACCCGTACGTTCGCGCCGCCCGGCGGCGACTTGACGGACATCGTTGTCAGGGACGGCTCCGGTGCCGGGCGCGCGTTCGCGGCGGAGCCGGAGAGCAGCCCGGCCGTGAGGAGACCGGCGGTCAGGGCGGCCGTCGCGACCCGTCTGCCGGTCCGTGCGCCGGGTCGTGCGCCGGTTTGTGAGCCGGTCTGTGTGCCGGTTAATGCGCCGGTCCTCGACCGTCGTCGTTCCCTCGGTCTGTGGTGCGATGTGGACCGCATGTGGCCACCCACCCCTCGTCGGTCACAGCAACAGCGCCAAGGAAGCTAGACCCCTTTGCTCGGTTCGCCAATAGGTATGACCGGAACGAGTTCAACTTTGTCCTGGGTGTGGATAAACGCCGTGAGCCCCGCTACCGTCTCGAATCCCGTACCGGAGTGGGGAGTTCGGCATGGACAGACGTGGGTTCAACCGGCGGGTGCTCCTGGGCGGCGCGGCCGCCGCGACATCGTTGTCCCTGGCGGCGGCGGTCGAGGCCACCGGCGCCGGCGCCGCGGAACCGGTCAGGACCGCGCCGGCCGGCGGCGAGGTGCGACGGCTCCGGCTCTACGCCGAGCGGCTCGCCGACGGGCAGATGGGCTACGGCCTGGAGAAGGGCAAGGCGACGATCCCCGGGCCGCTGATCGAGCTGAACGAGGGCGACACCCTGCACATCGAGTTCGAGAACACCATGGACGTGCCGGTGAGCCTGCACGTCCACGGCCTCGACTACGAGATCTCCAGCGACGGCACCAAGCAGAACAGAAGCGACGTGGAGCCCGGCGGCACCCGCGTCTACACCTGGCGCACCCACGCCCCCGGCCGCCGCAAGGACGGCACCTGGCGGGCGGGCAGCGCGGGTTACTGGCACTACCACGACCATGTCGTCGGCACCGAACACGGCACCGGCGGCATCCGCAAGGGCCTGTACGGGCCGGTGATCGTCCGCCGCAAGGGCGACATCCTGCCGGACCGCACCCACACCATCGTCTTCAACGACATGACCATCAACAACCGGCCCCCGCACACCGGCCCGGACTTCGAGGCGACGGTGGGCGACCGGGTCGAGTTCGTGATGATCACGCACGGCGAGTACTACCACACCTTCCACCTGCACGGTCATCGCTGGGCCGACAACCGCACCGGCATGCTGACCGGCCCCGAGGACCCCAGCCCCGTCATCGACAACAAGATCGTCGGCCCGGCGGACTCCTTCGGCTTCCAGGTGATCGCGGGGGAGGGGGTGGGCGCCGGTGCGTGGATGTACCACTGCCATGTCCAGAGCCACTCCGACATGGGGATGGTGGGACTGTTCCTGGTGAGGAAGACGGACGGCACGATCCCCGGCCACGAACCGCACGAACCGCACCAGCCGCACGAGTCACCGCCGCGTGCGGCGCACGGGCAGCACGAGCACTGACGTCAGCCGATGAGCACGGACGTCAGCCGATGTCCAGGACGGTCCACTCCGTGCCGGGCCGCTCCTGGACGTAGAGCCGCGGGCCGCGGCAGACCAGCCGGCGGCGGCCGAGCCGGCCACCACCGGGACCGAGCAGCCGGCCCTCGGTCACGGGCCGCACCGCCGTGTCCGTGAGACGGCAGTCGACGAGCCGGTCGTGGTCCTCGCCGTAGCCGCCGAACAGCACCGCGCGATCGCCGTGCACGGCGAGGCCCTTGACCCCCCGCACCGGGTTCTTCCGCACCCGGATCGCGTGCCCGGCACCGATCTCCAGCAGCGGGAAGCCCGTGTAGGTGCAGGCCCACGCGGTGTGCCCCGACACGTTCAGCGCGTAGCAGTCGGAGATCCAGTCCGCCCCGCCGACCGGCCGGTACACCCACACGCTCTCGCCCGTGCCGCTCCAGTGGCGCAGGCCGGGCGCGCTGAGCGGATCGTCGCCGTAGACGCCCTCGTCGAAGTAGCCGACCCACAGGTCGCCCGCCGCGTCGGTCAGCAGGTGCTCGATGGCGTCACCGACGCGGAACGTCCACGAAGGGCGGCCCAGCGCGTCGAAGACCCGCACCTGCTCGTGCCCTCCCGGGACCGGCTGTCCGCCACCAGGAAACCGCCGTCGGGGAGGGCGGCGAGGCGCGGGAAGCGGGCAGTCAGGGCACTCAGGTGGGTCTCGTAGGGCCGCCCGTCCCCGACGGTGACCACCACGGCGTCGTACGGCTCACGCTCCGCACCGCGTGGTCTGGCCTCCCCGAGGAGCCAGTGCGCGCGGCCGTCGGCGTCCACCGTGCTGTCCAGGACGGTCAGGTCGTGGTGGCCGCGCGGCAGCCGCGCGTACGGCACGAGCCGTGTCCCGGCAGGGCTGTCAGACATGGGTAGCGCTCGCCGTCATGCCGTGATCATCACCGGCCGGCGTGCGGCGCGGCAAGGGATTTCGCGGTGCCCGCGCCGCCGTCTCGCCGCCCGGCACCCGTGGTTATCCTGATCGGCAACCGCCGAGGAGGAGTCCCGAAGTGACCGAGGGAGCGTCGCGTCCCACGCTGGAGGCCGTGGCCGCGCGGGCGGGCGTGTCGCGGGCCACCGTCTCCCGGGTCGTCAACGGCGGGGAGGGCGTCCGCGAGCCCCTCGTGGAACGGGTCCGGCAGGCTGTGGAGGAACTGGGCTACGTCCCCAACCAGGCGGCCCGCAGCCTGGTGACCAAGCGGCACGACGCGGTCGCCGTCGTCATCGCCGAACCGGAGTCCCGGGTCTTCGCCGACCCCTTCTTCGCGCTGCAACTGCGCGGCATCAGCAAGGAGCTGACCGCCCACGACAACCAGCTGGTGCTGCTGCTCACCGAGGGCCGCGCCGACCACGCCCGCGTCGCCCGCTATCTCGCGGGCGGCCACGTCGACGGCGCGCTGGTGTTCTCGCTGCACCTCGACGACCCGCTGCCCGGCCTGATCCAGGGCGCCGGCGTGCCCACGGTGTTCGGCGGACGGCCCGGCTGGAGCGACGCCACACGGCAGGCCGTGTACGTCGACAGCGACAACCGGGGCGGCGCCCGGCAGGCCGTACGGCACCTCGCCGGCCTCGGCCGCACCCGGATCGCGCACATCACCGGGCCCCTCGACCAGACCTCGGCGGCGGACCGGCTCGACGGCTACCGGGACGTGGTGGGGGACGGCGATCCACGGCTGGTCGTGGAGAGCGACTTCACCCCCGCGGGCGGCGAGCGCGCCATGCGGCAACTCCTCGACCGGGTCCCCGGTCTGGACGCCGTGTTCGCCGCGAACGACCTGACCGCCACGGGTGCGCTGCGCGTGCTGCGGGAACACGGGCGGCGGGTGCCGGAGGACGTCGCCGTGGTGGGCTTCGACGACATGCTGCCGCTGGCCGAGCAGACCGATCCGCCGCTGACGACGGTGCGTCAGCCCATAGAGGAGATGGGCCGGCTGATGGCGCGGCTGCTGCTGCGGCGACTGGACCGCAGGGCGGCGGGCGATGCGCCGGTTGGAGGTGCTGTCTCGGGCGGAGGAGGGGTTTCGGGCGCAGGCGGAGTCTCGGCCGGAGGCCAGGTCTCAGGTGGAGGCGAGGTCTCGGGTGGCGGCGACGTCCCGACCGCAGGTGACGCCTCGGGCGAAGGCAACGTCTCGGTCGGAGGTGACGTCGCGGGCGCACGCGTGGTCCCGGGCGAAGGCGACGTTCCGGCCGGAGTCGTCCTGCCGACGACGCTGGTGCGGCGCGCGTCGGCCTAGCCCCGGCTCATTGCCGCTGCTGCGGCCCCGCTTCCCGCTGCCGGGGCTCCTCCCGCACCAGGGCTCCTCCCGCAACGGGGCTCCTCCTCCCGCTACCGCGGCTCCTCTTCTCCCTGCTGCGGCACGCTTTTGATCACCGCGAAGCGGGCGCCGTACGGGTCCGCCAGCTTGGCGACGCGGCCGACGTCCGGCATGTCGGTGGCGGGCATCCGGACGGTGCCGCCCAGGCGCTCGGCGTCGGCGACGGCGGCGTCCGCGTCCTCGACCTCGAAGTACGGCAGCCAGTAGGGCGGCGCCTCCGCCTCCGTCGGGTCGTCGGACAGCGGCACCATGCCGCCGAACATGGACTCCTCGCCGCCGCCCGCGGGGGTGACCGTGGTGTAGACGCCGCCGGGGAAGGGCACGCCGAACGTCTCCAGACCCAGCACCGCGTGGTAGTACGCGGCGGCGGCCGGCAGGTCCCGCGTGTACAGCTCCACCCAGCACAGCGAGCCGGGCTCGCCCGCCACGTCGATCCCCCTGGTCCGGCCCGGCTGTCAGACGCCGAACGGCACGCCCGCCTTGTCGGTGAGGAGCGCCATGCGGCCCTGGTCCAGCACGTCCATGGGCCGCAGGAGCACCCCGCCGTGCGCCTGCTCGGCCGCCTCGACCGTGGCCTGTGCGTCGAGGGTCTGGAAGTACACGGTCCAGGAGGGCGGGCCCTGCTCCGGGGTGGTCCGCATACCGCCGGCCACCGTCCTGCCGTCCAGCTGGAAGAAGCCGTAGCCGCCGGCCTCGGGTCCCGCCGAGCGGAAGCGCCAGCCGAAGAGTCCGCCGTAGAAGGAGACGGCGCCGTCGAGGTCGGGGGCACCGACGTCGACCCAGTTGGGAGCGCCGCTGACGAAACGGGTGGTGAGCATCCTCGCCCTCCTCAGAAGGGACTCGTTGCCTGCTCTGCCGAGTCTCGCACCGCCCACTGACAATCGCGCTCTTGCCGTCTCCGCGCGCCGCCGTGCACCGGGCACGCGCAGCGCGGCATCATCGGGGCGGCCACACCCCCGGAGCACCGCGTTGATCCGTCGTTGATCGAACGTTTTGCGGTCTCCGGCAGCCTCGGTGGCATGCACCTCGAAACGATCACGCCGGATTCCGCCACCTGGCAGGCACAGGCCCTGTGCGCGCAGACCGGGGCGGACTTCTTCTTCCCCGAGCCCGGCAGCTCGGTGCGTGAGGCGAAGCGCATCTGCGGCATGTGCGAGATGCGCGCCGCCTGCCTCGAGTACGCCCTCACCCACGACGAACGCTTCGGCGTGTGGGGCGGCCTGTCCGAGAAGGAACGCCTC includes:
- a CDS encoding family 16 glycoside hydrolase; translated protein: MLGVQGAPAALGQTEPSAAPAAAQVLTWTAGDDITRYTSAPATAVAGPATIVFENSAATGNTTGMPHTLTFATNDPEFNGDVPLNILATPGDDMGGRHTAEVTLTPGRYFYHCTIPGHGSMQGILVVTEGGGADTTPPQATAEVTGTRNGQGQYVGSATVTVRATDEAGGSGVDRVQYALGTSGDWLPYTAPVVVDQVGTHTVRYRAWDKAGNVSAEQSAEFTVVAPPSDDTTPPETSATVSGERDAGGAYVDMATVTVTASDTGSGVNTIEYALGASGAWQPYTTPVMVHQAGAYTVRYRATDKAGNVAAEKSVEFTVVTAPPQDTTPPVTGATVEGTLNSDGAYVTRATVTVTATDAGGSGVDRIEYSLDGGPYLAYTAPLIVDRAGAHTVAYRATDKAGNTSPARTVTFTVVPGQVPAPPCPEYDERLTVIVGTVDSGVPNRITNNRCRINELIEDEKEWSSHALFLKHVKTVLDRLLREGVVDQREYNAIQRAARQSGIGRPGQTDGYRKIFDGSAQSFAAWQHVGGGSFALNADGSMTSGTTKAGLGMLWFPQRKYGDFSLRLQWRDDAPGTGNANSGVFVRFPWVHDHPEEPRPEWVAIKYGHEVQVLDRPDGDTYKTGSVYGFDRVGLAGAGVTQKGTWNDYEIRVVDQHYSVYRNGVLINEFDNTGGQEFSPPRADDPGTDGRRFASGYIGLQVHGTTDVISYRDIRIREL
- a CDS encoding ThuA domain-containing protein is translated as MTAGLLTAGLLSGSAANARPAPEPSLTTMSVKSPPGGANVRVLIFYGSAAAGGESPLVNAGIEAIERIGLSGPADQRFKVEATDDAAVFADEARLGRFNAVVFLTGGGDVLDPEQEAGLEAYMEAGGGFVGLHDAARAEPYSDWFTGLIGARPAASSPAAVQRATVEVGDRRHPATKDLPVQWKRPDRWFNWVRNPSGDVHTVARVRESTYQPGASANGWDHPVSWCRDYDGGRSFYTGMGGTVSSYDESDFRAHLRGALLWTTRLVRADCKATISGNYKAERLTKPNQPGRNDQIGEPHGLVTAPDGRVFYIGRGGADSSQPVITDWNNPDIGKGKGEIHIYDPKTRQVTLAGALTVFGNKGGGDELVKVEEGLLGIELDPRFEENGWVYLHYTPHSGIDRETRMAERRVSRFTLDRNTDKLDLGSEKVLLKWPVQIHSCCHAGGGMAWDSKGNLYIATGDNNSSRFSDGYSGNNPEPNYKGVSFADARRTAGNTNNLNGKILRIHPEPDGTYTIPEGNLFTGRETDEGGGKTRGEIYVMGVRNPARIFVDKTTDILYAGWVGPDASAPSPVWGPAKYDTFAVITKASNRGWPYCMGNKQPYRDRNLPDPSKPLGWYDCDRPKNESPNNDGLVNLPPVTGNNIWYSPQGGGPDFPRDAAGVPSYKPEEAAYRLPWLKGGGQAAMNGPVYRHAAVTPGSEVAWPAYWDGKWFVGDFYDADQPRNAVLMDPRTQGDGGLPVHSESLKRIVPVGNDGIRNLMDWKFGPDGALYVLDYGRGFFTSDAKSALWRVTYTGGGPTPSADLLARGSQS
- a CDS encoding multicopper oxidase domain-containing protein → MDRRGFNRRVLLGGAAAATSLSLAAAVEATGAGAAEPVRTAPAGGEVRRLRLYAERLADGQMGYGLEKGKATIPGPLIELNEGDTLHIEFENTMDVPVSLHVHGLDYEISSDGTKQNRSDVEPGGTRVYTWRTHAPGRRKDGTWRAGSAGYWHYHDHVVGTEHGTGGIRKGLYGPVIVRRKGDILPDRTHTIVFNDMTINNRPPHTGPDFEATVGDRVEFVMITHGEYYHTFHLHGHRWADNRTGMLTGPEDPSPVIDNKIVGPADSFGFQVIAGEGVGAGAWMYHCHVQSHSDMGMVGLFLVRKTDGTIPGHEPHEPHQPHESPPRAAHGQHEH
- a CDS encoding WhiB family transcriptional regulator; amino-acid sequence: MHLETITPDSATWQAQALCAQTGADFFFPEPGSSVREAKRICGMCEMRAACLEYALTHDERFGVWGGLSEKERLRLRRTSH